Below is a genomic region from Hylemonella gracilis.
AGCTCGTGCGCCTCCAGTGCGTCGTAGAGCGCTTCCAGCTCAGCGCCGATGCGATCCAGGTCCTCCACCACCAAGAGGCGGCCCGCGTCATCACCCAGGCGCCCGTCCATCTGCTGGGCCAGAGTAGTGGCCACGGCGCGCAAGCGTTCGTAGGGTCGCTCGGCGCGCGGCACCTGGGGCACATCCAGGCTGAGCGTGACCTCGCGGATCGCGGTCATGGCGGGATCGGCCGAGGTGGCGGCCTGCGGGTCGTAGTGCAAGGTGAGCACGGCCTGCTGGGGCAGGCCCGCCAGGACGGGAGAAGGCGCAGGCGCGCGGGGCAGCACCATGCGCCCGGGCAGCACGCCATCCACGAAACCCAGGCGGGTGGCGAGCTGCTGCACGTAACCCGCGCTCCAGGCCGTGCGACTGGCCCGCAGTGTCACGTTCAGCTGCGCGTCATGCGCCTGCGCGAAGGCGTCCAGCTCGCGCGCGCGCGCCACGGCGTCAAGCATGTCGGGCAAGTCGGCCGCGCCGCCCAGGGCGTCGGCCAGGGCCTGGGTCTTGAGGACGAACTCGGAATACTCCAGCTCGTTCAAGGCCCCCGCCCGGTTGGCCAGTTGCACACCGGTCTGCAACAGGTTGTATTGCTGCCCGGCCTGAGGGACTTCCCAGGCACCGTCCTCGCCCCGCGCCTCGACCGAAAACGGTTTGCTGCCCACCCGGCGCGTCGCAGGCAGGTTGTGCAGCACGGCATCGCCGGAAATGGGCAACTCCAGCTCGATGGTCGCCAGCACATCAATCAAGGGGTCCAGGTGGTTGTGCTGCGGGCGCCGGTCCGGGACCTCGGTCGGAACGTCCTGCGTCGCGGCGTGCCAGGGCGTTTCAGCGTCAACGTCAACGGGTGACGCAGACGCCGCGTGCTGCGCGAGCGATGCCGCCGACGTCGCCTGCGCACGAGGCTGTGTGACGTAAGGCCATGCCTGGCCCTCCGGCTCGGCCAGGCGTGGGCGGCCACGCCGGGCCGTCCACCAGCCGTGCGCCAGCACGCCCGCCAGCACCAGCAGGCCGGCAATCAGCAGGCCGAGCTGCAA
It encodes:
- a CDS encoding cell division protein ZipA C-terminal FtsZ-binding domain-containing protein, whose product is MSALQLGLLIAGLLVLAGVLAHGWWTARRGRPRLAEPEGQAWPYVTQPRAQATSAASLAQHAASASPVDVDAETPWHAATQDVPTEVPDRRPQHNHLDPLIDVLATIELELPISGDAVLHNLPATRRVGSKPFSVEARGEDGAWEVPQAGQQYNLLQTGVQLANRAGALNELEYSEFVLKTQALADALGGAADLPDMLDAVARARELDAFAQAHDAQLNVTLRASRTAWSAGYVQQLATRLGFVDGVLPGRMVLPRAPAPSPVLAGLPQQAVLTLHYDPQAATSADPAMTAIREVTLSLDVPQVPRAERPYERLRAVATTLAQQMDGRLGDDAGRLLVVEDLDRIGAELEALYDALEAHELPAGSGPARRLFS